The proteins below come from a single Microtus pennsylvanicus isolate mMicPen1 chromosome 13, mMicPen1.hap1, whole genome shotgun sequence genomic window:
- the LOC142833704 gene encoding olfactory receptor 2A12-like, producing the protein MWMIPGNNQTRVSEFILLGFSSEPMTNNILFFVFLLIYLSSVMGNGLIILLICLDSHLHTPMYFFLCILAMLDMGYVTTTMPQMLVHLLAHSKTISFAGCWMQMYLFGALALTECILFVVMAYDRYVAICYPLRYTVILNWGLCIRLTAGSLVCGFLSALLHTFFTMSLPYCGPNKVNHYFCEGPAVLSLACMDTHLIEMVDQVLSVFMLLIPISLIVASYIHIAMAILKIKSSQARCKAFSTCASHLTVVSFFYGPGTYIYMRPNSSYSPERDKQISLFYNAFSALLNPMVYSLRNRDIKRAFLKVVAHGRVD; encoded by the coding sequence ATGTGGATGATTCCAGGAAACAACCAAACCCGGGTTTCTGAGTTCATCCTGCTTGGCTTCTCCAGTGAACCCATGACCAATAACATCCTCTTCTTTGTGTTCCTTCTCATCTACCTGAGCTCAGTCATGGGCAATGGGCTCATCATCCTGCTGATCTGCCTGGACTCACATCtgcacactcccatgtacttcttcctctgtaTACTCGCCATGTTGGATATGGGCTATGTCACCACCACCATGCCCCAGATGTTGGTGCATCTTCTTGCTCACTCTAAGACCATCTCCTTTGCTGGCTGCTGGATGCAGATGTATTTGTTTGGTGCTCTGGCTTTAACTGAGTGTATCTTGTTTGTTGTCATGGCTtatgacagatatgtggccatttGCTACCCACTTCGTTACACTGTCATCCTCAACTGGGGACTGTGCATACGGTTGACAGCTGGGTCTTTAGTCTGTGGTTTCCTCTCTGCTTTGTTACATACATTCTTCACCATGAGTCTGCCATATTGTGGACCCAACAAGGTCAACCACTATTTCTGTGAAGGCCCTGCAGTACTTAGCCTGGCTTGCATGGATACCCACCTCATTGAGATGGTGGACCAGGTCTTGAGTGTTTTTATGCTTCTTATTCCAATTTCCCTTATTGTGGCCTCTTACATTCATATTGCGATGGCTATTCTCAAGATCAAGTCCAGCCAAGCCCGCTGCAAGGCTTTCTCTACTTGTGCTTCCCACCTGACTGTGGTCTCATTCTTCTATGGTCCAGGCACTTACATCTACATGAGGCCAAACTCCAGCTACTCCCCTGAGCGAGACAAGCAGATTTCACTCTTTTACAATGCCTTTAGTGCCTTGCTAAACCCCATGGTCTACAGTCTGAGGAACAGGGACATCAAGAGGGCATTTCTCAAGGTGGTAGCACATGGTAGGGTGGACTAG